The following are encoded together in the Gemmatimonadota bacterium genome:
- a CDS encoding TonB-dependent receptor, with the protein MLTLVVPFAVGALATRAHAQDSTRTRRLQPVRVTVTREGSRSVLDLPFGVSRLQVDSGRSGIRRASLTELLINVPGLAVSNRYNPTQDPRLAIRGFGARSAFGIRGVRVVRDGVPLTLADGQTAVDFVDLEGVGSAEVMRGAAGALYGNASGGVLELKSDPFPKVRFDPAFRFVRNADAYRWNTTLAGSAKDNALGWRVTSTGNKGDGPRDYADFSSSVVSGDAAWRRDNSALRAQFTWYDAPTAENPGAVTATELRDVPTVADSQNILRRARKEVGQKLLSLTGEQSWDAGSASATVFSGWRDLYNPQAFAIVGFDRRTLGASARLEQRGFTRNHLWRLTVGTDVQSQRDDRRNWNNCAGRVGAGRPVATCPTVADQGSETIHQLEKVGSAGVFARGEVNRAWLTVTGTLRGDQTAFSVRDYRARYAVGGAVQSRTMSAFTPMLGFSFRVRPMLALYTNLASSFETPTTTELANRPDGSAGLNRELQPQRGGTLEAGLKGGVGRRLFVDLALFRIRTRDELIPFEIPNSGGRRYFRNAGETSRRGAELGVSAALGPVDLGGTFTAIDYTYDDYLVGTTRLDGNAVPGVAPIMSTLFATARQRFGFATLEMQQAGRTAADDANTNYAPGWVLWNARMGLAPHNRLGIQPVVGIDNLFDRHYAANVVTNATRGRFFEPGAGRRAYVSVRIGIDRPSHMGTRSPAAPPARRAGVVASTDLAGFRYLAEDRHVLRPEPLGDERIHARGDRRYHRHRLIGRRLQHQARILAGDFELERRRVIFGEDLLRAHRIDVLRLEAREERPRLGARDVEGVGQVEDVGHGAGHRQNHRVAEEFVAGGQVGAFAHVPQIAGHRRQRRAHLFESPRRPGDHHDSLCRTRRGRRHEDRGVQVAEPFVLQPFGARGDAGREVRGVVDDDGVVRQPVAHALDRAVDRGVVEEDEVDHRRPVYRLFGIVGDCRSLLGQRQRLGARAVPHRQLHPAAREKPLRKPGSQQSRPQQRYLMHRELRRRLA; encoded by the coding sequence ATGCTCACCCTCGTGGTTCCGTTCGCGGTGGGCGCACTCGCCACCCGCGCCCACGCGCAGGATTCCACGCGCACCCGCCGCTTGCAGCCGGTGCGCGTGACGGTGACGCGTGAGGGTTCGCGTTCGGTTCTCGACCTCCCCTTCGGCGTCTCGCGCCTGCAGGTCGACTCCGGACGCAGCGGGATCCGACGGGCCTCGCTCACCGAACTGCTGATCAACGTCCCCGGACTCGCCGTCTCCAACCGCTACAACCCCACGCAGGACCCCCGGCTGGCCATCCGCGGCTTTGGCGCGCGATCTGCCTTTGGCATTCGCGGGGTGCGGGTCGTGCGCGACGGCGTCCCCCTCACCCTCGCCGACGGGCAGACGGCGGTCGACTTCGTCGATCTCGAAGGGGTGGGGAGCGCCGAGGTGATGCGAGGGGCAGCCGGAGCCCTGTATGGCAATGCGTCCGGCGGGGTGCTCGAGCTCAAGAGCGATCCCTTCCCCAAGGTGCGATTCGATCCCGCTTTTCGATTCGTGCGCAACGCCGATGCCTATCGCTGGAACACCACCCTGGCCGGGAGCGCGAAGGACAATGCGTTAGGCTGGCGCGTCACCTCGACGGGGAACAAGGGCGACGGGCCGCGCGACTATGCCGACTTCAGCTCGTCGGTGGTCTCGGGTGATGCGGCTTGGCGCCGCGACAACAGCGCGCTGCGCGCCCAATTCACCTGGTACGACGCCCCCACGGCCGAGAACCCCGGCGCGGTGACGGCGACCGAGCTGCGCGACGTGCCGACCGTCGCCGATTCGCAGAACATCCTGCGACGCGCCCGGAAGGAGGTGGGGCAGAAGCTCCTCTCGCTCACCGGCGAGCAGTCGTGGGATGCCGGCTCCGCCAGCGCGACCGTCTTCTCCGGATGGCGCGACCTGTACAACCCACAGGCGTTCGCCATCGTTGGCTTCGACCGGCGCACGTTAGGCGCCTCGGCGCGCCTCGAGCAGCGTGGCTTCACGCGCAATCACCTCTGGCGCCTCACCGTCGGCACCGACGTACAGTCGCAGCGCGACGACCGCCGCAACTGGAACAACTGCGCCGGACGCGTCGGTGCCGGGCGTCCCGTGGCGACCTGCCCTACCGTCGCCGACCAGGGGAGCGAGACGATCCACCAACTGGAGAAGGTCGGGAGCGCCGGCGTCTTTGCGCGAGGGGAGGTGAATCGCGCCTGGCTTACCGTCACCGGGACGCTGCGCGGCGACCAGACCGCCTTCAGCGTGCGCGACTACCGCGCCCGGTATGCCGTCGGTGGCGCGGTGCAGTCGCGCACGATGTCGGCCTTCACGCCCATGCTGGGGTTCTCGTTCCGCGTGCGCCCGATGCTGGCCCTGTACACCAACCTGGCCTCGTCGTTCGAGACGCCCACCACGACCGAACTCGCCAACCGCCCCGACGGCTCGGCGGGGCTCAATCGCGAGCTGCAACCGCAGCGCGGCGGGACGCTGGAGGCGGGGCTCAAGGGGGGGGTGGGGCGCCGGCTCTTCGTCGACCTCGCCCTGTTTCGCATTCGCACCCGCGATGAACTGATCCCGTTCGAGATTCCCAACAGCGGCGGGCGTCGCTACTTCCGCAACGCGGGCGAAACGAGTCGCCGTGGCGCAGAGCTCGGCGTCTCCGCCGCGTTAGGTCCCGTCGACCTCGGGGGAACGTTCACCGCCATCGACTACACCTACGACGACTACCTCGTCGGCACCACGCGCCTCGACGGGAACGCGGTCCCGGGTGTGGCCCCGATCATGTCGACGCTCTTTGCCACGGCGCGCCAGCGCTTCGGCTTTGCGACGCTGGAGATGCAGCAGGCCGGTCGCACCGCGGCCGATGACGCCAACACCAACTACGCCCCCGGCTGGGTGCTCTGGAACGCCCGGATGGGCCTCGCCCCGCACAATCGGCTTGGAATCCAGCCGGTTGTCGGCATCGACAACCTGTTCGACCGCCACTACGCGGCCAACGTCGTCACCAACGCCACGCGTGGACGGTTCTTCGAGCCGGGTGCGGGGCGTCGGGCGTACGTGTCGGTGCGGATCGGGATCGATAGGCCATCGCACATGGGGACGCGCAGCCCCGCCGCGCCGCCCGCGCGCAGGGCTGGCGTTGTCGCGTCTACCGATCTTGCCGGCTTCCGGTACTTGGCCGAGGATCGCCATGTCCTGCGCCCCGAGCCCCTCGGCGATGAGCGCATCCATGCGCGCGGCGATCGCCGCTATCACCGGCATCGGCTGATTGGCCGCCGACTCCAGCATCAGGCGCGCATCCTTGCGGGCGACTTCGAGCTCGAACGACGCCGAGTAATCTTCGGCGAGGATCTTCTTCGCGCGCACCGGATAGATGTTCTCCGGCTTGAAGCGCGAGAAGAGCGACCACGCCTCGGCGCGCGGGACGTCGAGGGCGTCGGCCAGGTGGAAGATGTCGGCCATGGCGCCGGCCATCGACAGAATCATCGCGTTGCCGAAGAGTTTGTAGCTGGCGGCCAGGTCGGGGCGTTCGCCCACGTACCACAGATCGCCGGTCATCGGCGTCAGCGCCGAGCGCACCTGTTCGAATCGCCCCGGCGGCCCGGCGACCATCATGATTCCCTGTGCCGCACGCGCCGCGGCCGGCGACATGAAGACCGGGGCGTGCAGGTAGCGGAGCCCTTCGTGCTCCAACCGTTCGGCGCGCGCGGCGACGCGGGCCGGGAGGTTCGTGGTGTGGTCGACGATGATGGCGTCGTGCGACAGCCCGTCGCGCATGCGCTCGATCGTGCTGTCGACCGTGGCGTCGTCGAGGAGGACGAGGTGGACCATCGTCGCCCCGTGTACCGCCTCTTCGGGATCGTCGGCGACTGTCGCTCCCTTCTCGGCCAGCGGCAACGCCTTGGCGCGCGTGCGGTTCCACACCGTCAGCTTCACCCCGCCGCGCGTGAGAAACCCCTCCGCAAACCCGGATCCCAGCAGTCCCGTCCCCAGCAACGCTACCTGATGCATCGCGAACTCCGTCGTCGGTTGGCGTAG
- a CDS encoding Hsp20/alpha crystallin family protein, which produces MVTITPLNTMLDRMVTLSRAMDQAFVNGSPDALGKTAAQPSWVPELDAWETEGEYLVQLDLPGVKAESVDIGFEKNTLSIRGERERSIRAPEKGEVRVFFAERDWGTFTRSLRFPQHVAGDNISATFDAGVLTIRIPKSEAAKPRKIQIRTASETKQVEG; this is translated from the coding sequence ATGGTTACCATCACGCCGCTCAACACGATGCTCGACCGCATGGTTACCCTCAGCCGGGCCATGGATCAGGCGTTCGTGAACGGGTCGCCCGACGCGCTTGGAAAGACGGCCGCCCAGCCCAGCTGGGTTCCCGAGCTCGACGCCTGGGAGACCGAGGGTGAGTACCTGGTGCAGCTGGACCTTCCCGGCGTGAAGGCCGAGTCGGTCGACATCGGCTTCGAGAAGAACACGCTCAGCATTCGTGGCGAGCGGGAACGCAGCATCCGTGCTCCGGAGAAGGGGGAGGTGCGCGTCTTCTTCGCCGAGCGCGACTGGGGGACGTTCACGCGGTCATTGCGCTTTCCGCAGCACGTGGCTGGCGACAACATCTCGGCGACGTTCGACGCCGGGGTGCTGACGATCCGCATCCCCAAGTCCGAGGCGGCCAAGCCGCGCAAGATCCAGATCCGCACCGCGAGCGAGACGAAGCAGGTCGAGGGCTGA
- a CDS encoding trypsin-like peptidase domain-containing protein: protein MLQSLSDDLAAAVAKASHSLVAIHARRRIPSTGVIWRPGIVVTAHHTIQREERITVTLADGTSVGATLAGRDPTTDIAVLRLNSEVGVPIERAATGAARVGQLVLALGMPGPAVTAALGVVSATGGEWRTWHGGRIDQFIRLDLAIYDGFSGGAAIDASGRMLGLNSSGLARASAMTIPLATVERVAEQLLTSGRVRRGYIGLGVQPVRLPAGVVAAHALPREVGLMVVSIEEGAPAHAAGISLGDVVVACAGEAVADPSELLAALTGDRVGTSVTLRVLRGGAPQDIAVTVGERQTRSDR, encoded by the coding sequence GTGCTCCAGTCGCTCTCTGACGACCTCGCCGCTGCCGTCGCCAAGGCGTCCCACTCCCTCGTCGCGATCCACGCCCGCCGGCGCATTCCGTCGACCGGCGTCATCTGGCGCCCGGGGATCGTCGTCACGGCGCACCACACCATCCAGCGAGAGGAGCGGATCACGGTCACACTCGCCGACGGGACCTCCGTCGGCGCGACGCTCGCCGGGCGCGACCCCACCACCGACATCGCCGTCCTGCGACTCAACAGCGAGGTCGGCGTCCCCATCGAGCGTGCGGCCACCGGCGCCGCTCGCGTCGGCCAGCTCGTGCTGGCGTTAGGCATGCCCGGCCCCGCGGTCACCGCGGCGCTTGGCGTCGTCAGCGCCACCGGCGGCGAGTGGCGCACCTGGCACGGTGGACGCATCGACCAGTTCATCCGCCTCGACCTCGCCATCTACGACGGCTTCTCGGGCGGCGCGGCGATCGATGCCAGCGGGCGAATGCTCGGGCTCAACTCCTCGGGACTCGCGCGCGCCTCGGCCATGACGATCCCGCTGGCCACCGTCGAGCGTGTCGCCGAGCAGCTGCTGACGTCGGGACGCGTGCGGCGCGGCTACATCGGGTTAGGGGTGCAGCCGGTACGACTGCCCGCCGGCGTCGTTGCGGCGCACGCCCTGCCCCGCGAGGTGGGGCTCATGGTCGTGTCGATCGAGGAAGGGGCACCGGCGCACGCCGCCGGGATCTCCCTGGGCGACGTGGTGGTTGCCTGTGCAGGGGAGGCGGTGGCCGATCCGTCCGAGCTGCTCGCCGCCCTGACGGGCGACCGCGTCGGCACGTCGGTGACGCTGCGCGTGCTGCGCGGCGGCGCCCCGCAGGACATCGCCGTCACCGTGGGTGAACGTCAGACGCGTAGCGATCGCTGA
- a CDS encoding trypsin-like peptidase domain-containing protein: MDSTSFLSPALAAELELDGLAALVRGYTVQIASRNGTALGSGVVWHPDGLVVTNAHVVRDPRPVLSVGGAGEFEGRVVAHDARRDLALISIDAAGLVAAPVGDAESLRAGSLVLALGHPLGVAHALTLGVVHAVTTTRGMPRYIAADVRLAPGNSGGPLVDTSGRVVGINAMIVGGLGVAIPSTVVRAFLRDAARSGAVSYTTPLAA, from the coding sequence ATGGATTCAACATCGTTTCTCTCCCCCGCCCTCGCGGCGGAGCTCGAACTCGACGGGCTGGCGGCGCTGGTGCGCGGCTACACCGTGCAAATCGCCAGCCGCAACGGCACGGCGTTGGGGTCGGGTGTCGTCTGGCATCCGGACGGCCTCGTCGTGACCAACGCCCACGTGGTGCGTGACCCCCGCCCGGTCCTCTCGGTAGGCGGGGCCGGGGAGTTCGAGGGACGCGTCGTCGCCCACGATGCGCGCCGCGATCTGGCGCTCATCAGCATCGACGCCGCCGGACTGGTCGCCGCCCCGGTCGGCGACGCCGAGTCGTTGCGCGCCGGTTCGCTCGTGCTCGCGCTCGGTCACCCGTTAGGCGTGGCGCACGCGCTCACGCTCGGCGTCGTGCACGCCGTCACCACGACGCGCGGAATGCCGCGCTACATCGCCGCCGACGTTAGGCTGGCCCCGGGCAACTCGGGGGGACCACTGGTCGACACGTCAGGGCGCGTGGTGGGGATCAATGCGATGATTGTCGGCGGGCTCGGCGTCGCCATCCCCAGCACGGTGGTGCGCGCCTTCCTGCGCGACGCGGCGCGCAGCGGCGCCGTGTCGTACACCACCCCGCTCGCCGCCTGA
- a CDS encoding response regulator transcription factor: protein MIRLALAAPSAMLLAGLEALVMRDGAFTVVERIVHLDDIAETLEGADVEVVVAVVDRPDRFALPSAIDSDASGHRWLLLVDADAHEVGDWVRRGARAVLPRDAEGREILAAIEAVHAGLAVVPATVASALTSSPARSAPRLTNAIASAPLSPREREILALLAEGLGNKIVAARLGISEHTVKTHVASIFQKLGADTRAEAVAIGARSGLLLL, encoded by the coding sequence GTGATCCGACTCGCCCTCGCCGCCCCGTCGGCGATGCTTCTGGCCGGACTCGAGGCCCTGGTGATGCGCGATGGCGCCTTCACCGTGGTCGAACGCATCGTGCACCTCGACGACATCGCCGAAACGCTCGAGGGGGCCGACGTCGAGGTCGTCGTCGCGGTGGTCGACCGGCCCGATCGTTTCGCCCTCCCGAGCGCCATCGATAGTGATGCGTCGGGGCACCGCTGGCTCCTCCTGGTCGATGCCGACGCGCACGAGGTGGGCGACTGGGTACGGCGCGGGGCCCGCGCCGTGCTTCCGCGCGACGCCGAGGGGCGCGAGATCCTCGCCGCAATCGAGGCGGTGCACGCGGGGCTCGCAGTCGTGCCGGCCACCGTGGCCAGCGCCCTCACCAGCTCCCCCGCCCGCTCGGCGCCGCGACTCACGAACGCGATCGCGTCGGCCCCCCTCTCGCCTCGCGAACGGGAGATCCTCGCCCTGCTCGCCGAAGGGCTGGGCAACAAGATCGTCGCCGCCCGACTGGGGATCTCCGAGCACACGGTCAAGACGCACGTCGCATCGATCTTCCAGAAGCTGGGCGCCGACACCCGGGCCGAAGCGGTCGCCATCGGGGCACGGAGCGGGTTGCTCCTGCTCTAG
- a CDS encoding DUF4097 family beta strand repeat protein: MRRPLPHLAFAAVTIAIAPALLSAQQLQGVKERVFSVSERLGSGGTIRLYARVGDITITEGTGETVDFRAEKDERRGRLEDVGFTVRRDGNDVTICAVYSDDDACDADGFNGRSNRRWNWGRRESLRLTMTVRLPRGARLRTTSGNGDISVNANLAEARVSSGNGRVRVSGVSGRVDASSGNGEVSVDKAGGPVDARSGNGDVTIGTVNGPVNASSGNGDIRVSMDQLTGSEDMEFSSGNGRVEVVVPADFSAEVEANSGNGRITTDFPITIRGKLTPSRLRGTIGNGGRRLRMSTGNGSMEIRKRA; the protein is encoded by the coding sequence ATGCGCCGCCCACTCCCGCACCTCGCGTTCGCCGCTGTCACCATCGCCATCGCTCCGGCGCTCCTCTCGGCCCAGCAGCTGCAAGGGGTCAAGGAGCGCGTCTTCTCCGTCAGCGAACGCCTGGGCAGCGGCGGCACCATCCGCCTCTACGCCCGCGTGGGCGACATCACCATTACCGAGGGGACGGGGGAGACGGTCGACTTCCGCGCCGAGAAGGACGAGCGCCGCGGCCGACTGGAGGACGTGGGCTTCACCGTGCGACGCGACGGCAACGACGTCACCATCTGCGCGGTGTACTCGGATGACGACGCCTGCGACGCCGACGGCTTCAACGGCCGTAGCAACCGGCGCTGGAACTGGGGTCGGCGGGAGTCGTTGCGCCTGACGATGACGGTCCGGCTGCCGCGCGGCGCGCGCCTGCGCACCACGAGTGGCAACGGCGACATCTCGGTGAACGCGAACCTGGCCGAGGCGCGGGTCTCCAGCGGGAATGGGCGAGTCAGGGTCTCCGGGGTCAGCGGTCGCGTCGACGCCTCGTCAGGCAACGGCGAGGTCTCGGTGGACAAGGCCGGCGGCCCGGTCGACGCACGGTCCGGAAATGGCGACGTGACCATCGGGACGGTCAACGGGCCGGTCAACGCCTCGTCGGGCAACGGCGACATCCGCGTCTCGATGGACCAGCTCACCGGGAGCGAGGACATGGAATTCTCCTCGGGCAACGGCCGCGTCGAGGTCGTCGTCCCCGCCGACTTCTCGGCCGAGGTCGAGGCGAACAGCGGCAATGGGCGCATCACGACCGACTTCCCCATCACCATCCGTGGGAAGCTCACCCCATCGCGGCTGCGCGGGACGATCGGGAATGGCGGGCGCCGCCTCCGCATGTCGACCGGCAACGGATCGATGGAGATCCGGAAGCGCGCGTAG
- a CDS encoding M20/M25/M40 family metallo-hydrolase, whose protein sequence is MHLPRATTTSPLMATTPRAHRTRRVVVALLASLAFLSTAATAATAQELSGRAAREAARAYREANEAAILREFTTLLSLPNVASDSVNIRRNAALLLELLRKRGATNTQLLEVPGGPPSVYGELLVPGATRTVVLYAHYDGQPVDPKQWVGGGPFTPVLRDKALYQGGREIPFPADGQRADGESRIYARSASDDKGSIIAMLTALDALRARGAGASLNIKFFFEGEEEAGSGHLKAILEKYKTLLKGDAWLFCDGPVHQGGDQQLVFGLRGVTGLEVTVYGPTRPLHSGHYGNWAPNPGMLLAHLVASLRSDDGEILIPGFYADVRPLSAAEREAVAGLPLVDTTLRRSLGLARTEGNNALLAERIMRPALNLRGLRVGGVQELGSNTISTEAFASFDFRLVPNQTPARVRELVEKHLRTKGWHIVSDTPSTSERLTHPRIARLQWESGYPAQRAHMDDPFSRALVTAVSDGARTPPLLVPTLGGSGPSYLFTEVLGVPVVTLPIANADNNQHAANENLRVQNLWNAIEMYAGLMARLGKEWGGPPVP, encoded by the coding sequence ATGCACCTGCCGCGCGCGACGACGACCTCGCCGCTGATGGCCACGACACCGCGGGCGCATCGCACGCGCCGCGTCGTCGTGGCGCTCCTCGCCTCCCTGGCATTCCTGTCGACGGCCGCAACGGCGGCCACGGCGCAGGAGCTCTCCGGCCGCGCCGCCCGCGAGGCGGCGCGCGCGTATCGCGAAGCCAACGAAGCGGCGATCCTGCGCGAGTTCACCACGCTCCTGTCGCTGCCTAACGTCGCCAGCGACAGCGTCAACATCCGTCGCAACGCCGCGCTCCTGCTGGAGCTGCTGCGCAAGCGCGGCGCCACCAACACGCAGCTCCTCGAGGTTCCTGGTGGGCCGCCGTCGGTGTACGGCGAGCTCCTGGTCCCGGGCGCCACACGCACGGTCGTGCTGTATGCCCATTATGACGGGCAGCCGGTCGACCCGAAGCAGTGGGTGGGGGGCGGGCCGTTCACGCCGGTGCTGCGCGACAAGGCGCTGTACCAGGGCGGGCGCGAGATCCCCTTTCCCGCCGATGGGCAACGCGCCGACGGCGAGTCGCGCATCTACGCGCGCTCCGCGAGCGACGACAAGGGATCGATCATCGCGATGCTCACCGCCCTCGACGCACTCCGCGCGCGCGGTGCCGGCGCCTCGCTCAACATCAAGTTCTTCTTCGAGGGGGAAGAGGAAGCGGGATCGGGGCATCTCAAGGCGATCCTCGAGAAGTACAAGACGTTGCTCAAGGGCGACGCCTGGCTCTTCTGCGACGGCCCGGTGCACCAGGGCGGGGACCAGCAACTCGTCTTTGGGCTGCGCGGGGTGACAGGGCTCGAGGTGACGGTCTACGGCCCCACGCGCCCGCTGCACAGCGGGCACTACGGCAACTGGGCGCCGAACCCCGGGATGCTGCTCGCGCACCTCGTGGCCAGCCTGCGCAGCGACGACGGCGAGATCCTCATCCCCGGCTTCTACGCCGACGTGCGCCCGCTCAGCGCCGCCGAACGCGAGGCAGTCGCGGGGCTCCCGCTGGTGGACACGACGTTGCGCCGCTCGTTAGGGCTGGCCAGGACGGAAGGGAACAACGCCCTGCTCGCCGAGCGCATCATGCGCCCCGCACTCAACCTGCGCGGCCTGCGCGTGGGCGGGGTGCAGGAACTCGGCTCCAACACGATCTCCACCGAGGCCTTCGCCTCGTTCGACTTCCGCCTCGTCCCCAACCAGACGCCGGCGCGCGTCCGCGAACTGGTCGAGAAGCACCTGCGGACCAAGGGGTGGCACATCGTGAGCGACACCCCATCCACCAGCGAACGTCTCACGCACCCGCGCATCGCCCGACTGCAGTGGGAAAGCGGCTACCCCGCGCAGCGCGCGCACATGGACGACCCGTTCTCGCGCGCGCTGGTCACCGCGGTGTCCGACGGAGCCCGCACGCCGCCGCTCCTCGTCCCGACGCTCGGCGGGTCGGGGCCAAGCTACCTCTTCACCGAAGTGCTCGGTGTCCCGGTGGTCACGCTCCCCATCGCCAACGCCGACAACAACCAGCACGCCGCCAACGAGAACCTGCGCGTGCAGAACCTGTGGAACGCGATCGAGATGTACGCGGGGTTGATGGCGCGGCTGGGGAAGGAGTGGGGAGGGCCGCCGGTGCCGTGA
- a CDS encoding DMT family transporter yields MPPSIPVARSSVLSPGIRAMAIGAWWFAVMGLFVKLAGRRLPSSQVVLVRAALTLAMSWWAVRQAGLPSIWGTHRRLLLVRGTLGAIGINCFYWSLVHLPLGEATLIQYTNPIFATILAALWVGERVRPGELACLAMAMVGVILITRPGFLFGSAASVYDTRDIAIALFGAVCSGAAYAAVRKMGNREHPAVVVFYLPLVTFPIAIPFASSNWLVPTPAEWAILLGVGVATQLAQVYMTRGLQAETAVRATTTGYLQIVFAGLWGALLLHERPSAWTLVGAAVIVGSALVLAFGKAHADVGDE; encoded by the coding sequence GTGCCTCCAAGCATTCCCGTCGCCCGCAGCAGCGTCCTGTCGCCGGGGATCCGGGCGATGGCCATCGGCGCTTGGTGGTTCGCGGTGATGGGGCTGTTCGTGAAGCTGGCGGGACGGCGCCTTCCGTCGTCGCAGGTGGTCCTCGTGCGCGCGGCGCTCACGCTGGCGATGAGCTGGTGGGCGGTGCGCCAGGCTGGGCTCCCCTCCATCTGGGGGACCCATCGCCGCCTTCTCCTTGTGCGCGGCACCCTTGGCGCCATCGGGATCAACTGCTTCTACTGGTCGCTCGTGCACCTCCCACTCGGCGAGGCGACGCTCATCCAGTACACCAACCCCATCTTCGCCACGATCCTGGCGGCGCTGTGGGTGGGGGAACGTGTCCGGCCAGGTGAGCTGGCCTGCCTGGCCATGGCGATGGTCGGCGTGATTCTCATCACGCGCCCGGGCTTCCTCTTCGGAAGCGCCGCCTCGGTCTACGACACGCGAGACATCGCCATCGCCCTCTTCGGCGCCGTGTGCTCGGGGGCCGCCTACGCCGCGGTACGCAAGATGGGGAACCGCGAGCACCCCGCCGTCGTCGTCTTCTACCTTCCGCTCGTCACCTTTCCCATCGCCATCCCCTTCGCTTCCTCCAACTGGCTCGTGCCGACGCCGGCGGAGTGGGCGATCCTGCTCGGCGTGGGAGTGGCGACCCAGTTGGCGCAGGTCTACATGACGCGCGGGCTGCAGGCCGAGACGGCGGTGCGTGCCACGACGACGGGCTACCTGCAGATCGTCTTCGCCGGGTTGTGGGGGGCGCTGCTGCTGCATGAGCGACCGTCGGCGTGGACGCTCGTCGGGGCGGCGGTGATCGTGGGCAGTGCACTCGTCCTGGCCTTCGGGAAGGCGCACGCCGACGTCGGCGACGAGTAG